Genomic DNA from Corylus avellana chromosome ca4, CavTom2PMs-1.0:
AAAACTCGGTTCATTGatgattagaaaaataaaaagagggaatCAAAAAGTTGTGTTCACCAAGATCGGCTGCAAGGTGCTAGGCTGCTCATCTCTGGTGGCTATGATCAACTGCTTCTGGCTAAGTCTTCTTAATTTTAACGTTAAGGAAACGAGAAAATTGGAGAAGAATatacatgagagagagagagactataTGTTGAAGATTGGTTTGAGGGGGACACTGAAAAGTACCAAGTGGGCAGGGGTGACTGATGCACATGCAATGCCAGAACACCTCCATGATTAGAACTGagcgcctctctctctctctctctctctctctctcgataaAAGATAGATTCTTCCAAGCCAAAAAGGAGCAAGAACAAGGGTAGGAAAGATGAAGCACATGGAGTGTTGGTGGCTTTTGCAAAACAAcagagagagatcaagaaaaGACTGAAAACTAAAGCCGGAATAAATAAGGTTTAACTCACTCTATATTTATCTAAACTTGGCCTGGACCGCTTGGTCCTGGGTGACAACTGACAAGGAccccactttcttttttttctttttttttctttttctcagcTGACAAGAACGAGACTACAACACTTGCAAGGCCCCCAATCACGTGCCCAAGAAAAGCCTGACTTGCCACACCAAACATCATGGACAATGGTCCCAATTCAAATTGCTTTGGCATCTTCCTTTTCTAGTGCAGTACCTATAGTACTAACCCAATTCCACTTCATGCTTTTGATAAAATGCCGATTAATATTCTGAGGCTATATAACtgataattataaaaaatcatAGAATACGGAGCCAATTTTACGTTTTGCAACTGAATCCCAAGAACTGGACTCTGTTATTTTCATATGCTCGCAGAATATGGTCTAGTAAAAGGCATAAGAGAGTCGATTTCTGGTAATTTATTAAATGTCACGAAACTTGTAACGAGTTGAATGATTATATAGTAATGCATTACTGTAAAAAGTTCAATTCTGATCAATCAAAGTTACCTTtgcaaatgaaagagaaaaagcatGATCatatacaaaaacaaaacttaattgCAATCATTGTTACTGCCAGCTAATAGATAAAGCAATGAAACAGTGAAAAATTTCAAGTTgtattgaagaaaataaagaaatagcCTAAGATTGTGGCATTTTCTGGCACAGAAAGCCTTTAGCTTTGAGACTCTCCACTGTGTCCTGGACAGCATCTTCAAGGGGTGTGAAGACCAGACCCAGATCAATTAATCTCTTTGCTGCATCTTTGCATGTTGCCAATCCTGGCTGAGTTTCCCCAGCAAACCTGTATGTAATTCAAGTTAAGAACTTCCACCAAATggaatcaaataaaaaataaattagacaaaaatgatatttttctagGTCAAAGAAGgatagaaaaattcaaaatgactGATACAACCAATGATAActtctgttttgttttattatacattttattCCTTGGTTCACATAAAACCAGAACACCAGGTTGTCCTGTTTCCAGTGACATGCATTGCTAACTAACCTAGCTCCCACTtagcaagaaaaataaaagaacctTGCTTACTCTAAAGAACAATGTGACATATCTGGTTATCAAAGGATTTTTTATAAGACCAATCAAGGCCTTCCCTTGAATAAAAAGTGGAGGAGATGCAATGATCATTAAAGTAAGTTTCATAATGTGTCATAATAagataacttcatttttttggACCTTTTGGAAAGTCTCATGGAAAGCAAGGGTTAATCAACATTGAATTGAACTGATGCATGTCAACTTTGAAAGTCATATTATTTTGATTACAACCGCCACTAGAAACCTGTAGAGATACCCAATGATAACAAGTTGTTGCACAAGATTTACTACTTTATCATAGATaatattacaatattaattataaattattacattcacaatttcctatcaacttaataTGGTATCGAAGTAGAGGTTATAAATTCGAACCATAACTCCATAATTCAGCTCCTATTTCAAATTAATACATGTTGAGCCTCAGGAATTTGAGCTACACGTGATGGAATGTGTAAGAATattcattaaatgattaaattcacccattcctattagcttaaagAGAACCCATTTACTTGTctttcaaaatcacaaaaagtgtGTAACTTTCTTATCTCAAATAGTTTTTATGATAAATTTTCTAGATGAAAAACTTTGGTGGGACGACATCAAGCATATGACTCATAAAGCTTCAACATGGCCATATACTCATGAGCATCGTATATAATGCATATTGCAGAAGTCAGAACATGAAAGATATACTTTCGGAGATAGATAACCATTAAGATTAATGCTGTGGATCTCATAATGGTTATTAGAAGATTGAAGATATCCCTCTTTGAGCAGTAAGAGGGGTATCTTCATATTCGAAACAGAAATTAGCTCACAGAAAAGTACACACATCCAGCCAGAAAAATTCACCAAGGGTATCTATTAGCAAGCTTCAAGAAGAAAAGCTCCCAGTCTTTATGCAGGGAAACCACCTTAACTAGGCAAAGTAATAGAGGCAACATGACAAGAGAATAAGGATAAGTTCCAAccattaaaaagataaaagttaaCACCATGCACATGAGCAGCACATGGAGTGAGAGCTGCCCATTGGTTGCAATATAATCCCCATGGAATGCTTTTGTTAATACTAATTCAGCTAAGTCATTATACTTGAGTTGAGGGGGTTGGGTCTAAGATACGCACCTGTGGACAGGAAACTCAGGGAAAAGCCTGGAGACCCTCTCAGCAAAATCACCGAACTGATAGATGCCATTCGTGCAAAGATATCTACCAGAGGCAGAAGCAGTCTCAAAGAGCAGAAGATGTGCCTTTGCAACATCCCGAACATGCACAACCCCCAGCCAGTGATATTCCTGAGTATCCTGCGATCCCTCTAGCAACTGCAGCAATACAGCACAGCTCGCATTCAATCCAGGTTGCAAGAGTGGGCCAAGACATGTTGCTGGATGGATTGCCACTACATCTATTCCATGCTTCTCTGCAAATTCCCACGCTGCTTTCTCCGCCAATGTCTTTGACACCGGATACCATTTCTGAAAATGtaggacaaaaagaaaatgccaTCAATTAAAAATACCAACTTTACCAAGTACCAAAGTTACCCCATTTGCAGTCTATTAACTATTAACTGATCGGATTGACATCCTAATTACCATTTATAATCTCCAATCGACTGTCGACTGTCGATCGATTCAATTGGTACCTAACAGTGTACCCCAAGTGATAAAAATAAGCTAAAATACCACAGTCGGGTCGATTGATCCGATCGAATCCgcaatttttttactaaaactTGTAGTAATTTTACTAGTATAGAGGGGGACCTGGCGAGATTGGCAGTAATGGACGTCGGTCCAGGAGGAATCGTCGAAGGGCTTATGAGGAGGCCAGCTGGGGTTGGGAACCAAAGCGGAAATGGAGGAGGTGATCACCACGCGCCTCACTCCGTGCCTCTTGGCAGCCTCCAGAACATTGAGCGTGCCCTGAACCGCAGGTAGCACCAGCTCTTTTTGGGGATCCTTGGGGTCCTCCAACGTGCAAGGGGACGCCACGTGGAATACTCCCTGGCAACCCTCCACGGCCTTGCACACCGCCTCGAGATCCAACACGTCGGCCTCGTAAACCACCACGCGGCTCCCGTTCGCAAGGAGGTAAGAGGGGTCGGAGCCAGGGAAAATGGAGGCGTGGATGGAGGTGTAGCCGGACTCCAACAGGGTCCGCACCAGCCATGATCCTATGAACCCATTGGCTCCGGTCACGCAGACTGCTTCCTTCTGGTTATGTGCAGCCATGATATCTGATTCTGCTTTGTTTCTTCAATGTGTTTCTTTTAAAAGGGTAAATCTTTCTCAAACTTGAAAACGTTGAAGCTAGCTGTGATCATATTTTGAACTCTCTCGCTTTATCTGTTTATTTAAACTTCAAAACGTACTTAAAACCTGTGATTACGGTTGGCGTCTGTTGTTGGATATTTTCAAGGATTTGGTCGTTGGTACAGTACAAGAGGGTGACTCTTCGTTCAGTTAAATCTTAATATTTGTTACACAAACAAAACAGAtataataaaaagattatttttacattttcataattatcaAGCTTTAACTACCCCGGCAGCCCTGCCAAGCTGGTGGCCACCCCTAGTTGTTTGCCTAGTTAATTCGTCAAAAGGAAATTTGGTTGGGTAATAAACCCGGGATGGACGAATGGGCCGAGCCCAGTGAAGACAACTAGGAAACACTTGCACAAATTAAAGATGTGGGGGTTGCTGTCCATACACCTCATCCACCTCTATCCGCCACAGAGGCAGAGCTACGGCGTACGAGAGTTGCTTCGCTCCTACAGACCAAACCAAACTGATGCTTTCAGATGCCCGGAACGGTAAAGATGGAGAATCATGTTGTTGTTATCTTATATGAATACAAGTGGAAGTAGAGTGTACAAGGATAAGGAGCAAGTgacaagaaacaaaacaaaaaaagttgcGGATCCATGAAAACAATTTCATTTCAATCTCCGTATAATTGGGATGGTGTTTCATGCTGTACCtactcttcttctctttcaacTACTACTTACAAGGTTATCAAAATGGGCGGAAGCAAGAAGCAGTCTAGAACTCCGTCTCCTAAggtttcctttcttttccttctctttttgtttcattaattgatatttttcgaCTTACTATGACGACACCCCATTATCTTAATCTTTCAAATCCTGTCATTAATCTTTGTATTGGTGAAAAAAGACTGTTTAGTATCTAGTCTTTAGGcagattaaagaaaaagaacaaaaaaaaaatgtagtggGTTTTGGGCGAATATGAAAGACGATCAATTTGAGAACAGTATGGAAGACATTGGCTCACAAAAGCAGCCAATTTTGAGCTGAGAGGGTGGTTGGTCCAATTTTGTAGGAAAAGTAGGGAGCTTGCCAGCTTTCTACTGAGTACTGagaatatatacatattttttccCCGCCTTAGACTGCATATAAGAGGCTTTATATATGGTGACAGGGTTCGGAGCCAACTCCTCTCAGAATTACATCGAATGTCAAGCAGAATCTGCAGTTTTTAAAGTTATGGAAGGTTGGTTATCTACTGAGATATTCAAAGCTGGTGTTCATGGATGTATCCTCTATCTCACTTGGTAAAGTTCTTGCAGGAGTTCCAACAGAGAAAGTCTGGCACACCTAAGCCTGCTACCAGCTATAGGAGAAAGAAGGTTCAGAAGGAGGACCTTCCAGAAGATACAGAAGTCTATCGTGATCCTACCATGAACCTCTACTAGTAATAATCTTTCCAggtttctttcttattttgatTTGTCATCTTAACCATATTCAGCGTCCTGGAGATTGGAGAAGTATTTTCCCTGTTTGCTAAGTTTCTCT
This window encodes:
- the LOC132178719 gene encoding cinnamoyl-CoA reductase 1, coding for MAAHNQKEAVCVTGANGFIGSWLVRTLLESGYTSIHASIFPGSDPSYLLANGSRVVVYEADVLDLEAVCKAVEGCQGVFHVASPCTLEDPKDPQKELVLPAVQGTLNVLEAAKRHGVRRVVITSSISALVPNPSWPPHKPFDDSSWTDVHYCQSRQKWYPVSKTLAEKAAWEFAEKHGIDVVAIHPATCLGPLLQPGLNASCAVLLQLLEGSQDTQEYHWLGVVHVRDVAKAHLLLFETASASGRYLCTNGIYQFGDFAERVSRLFPEFPVHRFAGETQPGLATCKDAAKRLIDLGLVFTPLEDAVQDTVESLKAKGFLCQKMPQS